In a single window of the Danio rerio strain Tuebingen ecotype United States chromosome 20, GRCz12tu, whole genome shotgun sequence genome:
- the LOC137488718 gene encoding uncharacterized protein isoform X2, protein MVQYDAVALRDYKLTAYLRVNSFTTLRRQTFDAGTTMTRFESGEERFQKAEMQRRGRRKTGVLSFFRKMGRAIHKLCCMDAAATSRVDHTDPSGSARAVASESRERTRKIYLKKDCSKVILRIVKGTPGSPDPCGVCVVSIDVDQPGISSVSVDPGPNGFYSDSFSPGPPGVLRLSLVLCPSGVFSVSLNARPSRGCRVSVDPGSSGFFSVSSYPGASRDFSVSGNPDASGGCRLSVDTGLFGGCAVSAAPGPSDCGMSAAPGPSDCGMSTAPGPSNCAMSAAPDPSDCSMSAVPDLSDCSMAADLGLSDCGMSANPGPSGCTKPAYPGPSGCTKPAAPVPSGCTIPADPGLSGCITSAAPAPHWWISSSRPPSNRTIQMLVIEYPDGFIPPADLTLYVLCVVVILLLHVVFVCI, encoded by the exons ATGGTGCAGTATGACGCCGTTGCTTTACGCGATTACAagctgaccgcttatctccgTGTGAACAGCTTTACCACTTTACGTAGGCAGACTTTTGATGCAGGGACCACGATGACgcggttcgagtccggtgaagaacggttccagaaagcag AGATGCAAAGACGAGGACGGAGGAAGACAGGCGTTCTTTCATTCTTCCGGAAAATGGGAAGAGCTATCCATAAGCTTTGCTGTATGGATGCAGCAGCAACATCTAGAGTGGACCACACTGACCCATCTGGTAGCGCTCGTGCTGTCG CCTCAGAATCGAGAGAACGGACTAGAAAGATCTACCTCAAGAAAGATTGCAGCAAAGTCATCTTGAGAATCGTCAAGGGCACCCCAGGGTCCCCGGATCCGTGTGGGGTCTGTGTTGTCTCCATTGACGTGGACCAACCTGGGATCTCCAGTGTGTCTGTTGACCCGGGACCTAATGGATTCTACTCAGATTCTTTTAGTCCGGGTCCACCTGGAGTCCTCCGCTTGTCCCTCGTCCTATGTCCATCTGGGGTGTTCAGTGTGTCTCTTAATGCTCGTCCATCTCGAGGCTGCAGGGTGTCTGTTGATCCCGGTTCGTCTGGGTTCTTCAGTGTGTCCTCTTATCCGGGTGCGTCTCGGGACTTCAGTGTATCTGGTAACCCGGATGCCTCTGGAGGCTGCAGGCTGTCTGTGGATACGGGTCTGTTTGGGGGCTGCGCAGTGTCTGCTGCTCCGGGTCCGTCTGATTGCGGCATGTCAGCTGCTCCGGGTCCGTCTGATTGCGGCATGTCTACTGCTCCGGGACCGTCTAATTGCGCAATGTCTGCTGCTCCAGATCCCAGTGATTGCAGCATGTCAGCTGTTCCAGATCTGTCTGATTGCAGCATGGCTGCTGATCTGGGTCTGTCTGATTGCGGCATGTCTGCTAATCCGGGTCCGTCTGGTTGCACCAAGCCTGCTTATCCGGGTCCGTCTGGTTGCACCAAGCCTGCTGCTCCGGTACCGTCTGGTTGCACAATTCCTGCTGATCCAGGTCTGTCTGGTTGCATTACGTCTGCTGCTCCGGCTCCTCACTGGTGGATCAGCAGTTCCCGCCCGCCAAGCAACAGAACCATTCAGATGTTGGTGATCGAGTATCCGGATGGCTTCATACCGCCGGCAGACCTGACTCTCtatgtgttgtgtgttgttgTAATTCTTTTATTGCATGTAGTGTTTGTCTGCATCTGA
- the LOC137488718 gene encoding uncharacterized protein isoform X3 translates to MVFDSQRTVMRFQSKIQRLQHDMDYNILERMITRDSPEFRSRGRAGGASEQRASSAAVVENQTAASESRERTRKIYLKKDCSKVILRIVKGTPGSPDPCGVCVVSIDVDQPGISSVSVDPGPNGFYSDSFSPGPPGVLRLSLVLCPSGVFSVSLNARPSRGCRVSVDPGSSGFFSVSSYPGASRDFSVSGNPDASGGCRLSVDTGLFGGCAVSAAPGPSDCGMSAAPGPSDCGMSTAPGPSNCAMSAAPDPSDCSMSAVPDLSDCSMAADLGLSDCGMSANPGPSGCTKPAYPGPSGCTKPAAPVPSGCTIPADPGLSGCITSAAPAPHWWISSSRPPSNRTIQMLVIEYPDGFIPPADLTLYVLCVVVILLLHVVFVCI, encoded by the exons ATGGTGTTTGACAGTCAGCGAACAGTCATGCGTTTTCAGTCAAAAATACAGCGTTTACAGCACGATATGGATTACAATATTCTGGAGAGAATGATTACAAGAGATTCACCAGAGTTCAGGAGCCGCGGTCGCGCTGGAGGAGCGTCCGAACAGAGAGCTTCATCTGCGGCCGTCGTGGAGAACCAGACAGCAG CCTCAGAATCGAGAGAACGGACTAGAAAGATCTACCTCAAGAAAGATTGCAGCAAAGTCATCTTGAGAATCGTCAAGGGCACCCCAGGGTCCCCGGATCCGTGTGGGGTCTGTGTTGTCTCCATTGACGTGGACCAACCTGGGATCTCCAGTGTGTCTGTTGACCCGGGACCTAATGGATTCTACTCAGATTCTTTTAGTCCGGGTCCACCTGGAGTCCTCCGCTTGTCCCTCGTCCTATGTCCATCTGGGGTGTTCAGTGTGTCTCTTAATGCTCGTCCATCTCGAGGCTGCAGGGTGTCTGTTGATCCCGGTTCGTCTGGGTTCTTCAGTGTGTCCTCTTATCCGGGTGCGTCTCGGGACTTCAGTGTATCTGGTAACCCGGATGCCTCTGGAGGCTGCAGGCTGTCTGTGGATACGGGTCTGTTTGGGGGCTGCGCAGTGTCTGCTGCTCCGGGTCCGTCTGATTGCGGCATGTCAGCTGCTCCGGGTCCGTCTGATTGCGGCATGTCTACTGCTCCGGGACCGTCTAATTGCGCAATGTCTGCTGCTCCAGATCCCAGTGATTGCAGCATGTCAGCTGTTCCAGATCTGTCTGATTGCAGCATGGCTGCTGATCTGGGTCTGTCTGATTGCGGCATGTCTGCTAATCCGGGTCCGTCTGGTTGCACCAAGCCTGCTTATCCGGGTCCGTCTGGTTGCACCAAGCCTGCTGCTCCGGTACCGTCTGGTTGCACAATTCCTGCTGATCCAGGTCTGTCTGGTTGCATTACGTCTGCTGCTCCGGCTCCTCACTGGTGGATCAGCAGTTCCCGCCCGCCAAGCAACAGAACCATTCAGATGTTGGTGATCGAGTATCCGGATGGCTTCATACCGCCGGCAGACCTGACTCTCtatgtgttgtgtgttgttgTAATTCTTTTATTGCATGTAGTGTTTGTCTGCATCTGA
- the LOC137488718 gene encoding uncharacterized protein isoform X1: MVFDSQRTVMRFQSKIQRLQHDMDYNILERMITRDSPEFRSRGRAGGASEQRASSAAVVENQTAEMQRRGRRKTGVLSFFRKMGRAIHKLCCMDAAATSRVDHTDPSGSARAVASESRERTRKIYLKKDCSKVILRIVKGTPGSPDPCGVCVVSIDVDQPGISSVSVDPGPNGFYSDSFSPGPPGVLRLSLVLCPSGVFSVSLNARPSRGCRVSVDPGSSGFFSVSSYPGASRDFSVSGNPDASGGCRLSVDTGLFGGCAVSAAPGPSDCGMSAAPGPSDCGMSTAPGPSNCAMSAAPDPSDCSMSAVPDLSDCSMAADLGLSDCGMSANPGPSGCTKPAYPGPSGCTKPAAPVPSGCTIPADPGLSGCITSAAPAPHWWISSSRPPSNRTIQMLVIEYPDGFIPPADLTLYVLCVVVILLLHVVFVCI, from the exons ATGGTGTTTGACAGTCAGCGAACAGTCATGCGTTTTCAGTCAAAAATACAGCGTTTACAGCACGATATGGATTACAATATTCTGGAGAGAATGATTACAAGAGATTCACCAGAGTTCAGGAGCCGCGGTCGCGCTGGAGGAGCGTCCGAACAGAGAGCTTCATCTGCGGCCGTCGTGGAGAACCAGACAGCAG AGATGCAAAGACGAGGACGGAGGAAGACAGGCGTTCTTTCATTCTTCCGGAAAATGGGAAGAGCTATCCATAAGCTTTGCTGTATGGATGCAGCAGCAACATCTAGAGTGGACCACACTGACCCATCTGGTAGCGCTCGTGCTGTCG CCTCAGAATCGAGAGAACGGACTAGAAAGATCTACCTCAAGAAAGATTGCAGCAAAGTCATCTTGAGAATCGTCAAGGGCACCCCAGGGTCCCCGGATCCGTGTGGGGTCTGTGTTGTCTCCATTGACGTGGACCAACCTGGGATCTCCAGTGTGTCTGTTGACCCGGGACCTAATGGATTCTACTCAGATTCTTTTAGTCCGGGTCCACCTGGAGTCCTCCGCTTGTCCCTCGTCCTATGTCCATCTGGGGTGTTCAGTGTGTCTCTTAATGCTCGTCCATCTCGAGGCTGCAGGGTGTCTGTTGATCCCGGTTCGTCTGGGTTCTTCAGTGTGTCCTCTTATCCGGGTGCGTCTCGGGACTTCAGTGTATCTGGTAACCCGGATGCCTCTGGAGGCTGCAGGCTGTCTGTGGATACGGGTCTGTTTGGGGGCTGCGCAGTGTCTGCTGCTCCGGGTCCGTCTGATTGCGGCATGTCAGCTGCTCCGGGTCCGTCTGATTGCGGCATGTCTACTGCTCCGGGACCGTCTAATTGCGCAATGTCTGCTGCTCCAGATCCCAGTGATTGCAGCATGTCAGCTGTTCCAGATCTGTCTGATTGCAGCATGGCTGCTGATCTGGGTCTGTCTGATTGCGGCATGTCTGCTAATCCGGGTCCGTCTGGTTGCACCAAGCCTGCTTATCCGGGTCCGTCTGGTTGCACCAAGCCTGCTGCTCCGGTACCGTCTGGTTGCACAATTCCTGCTGATCCAGGTCTGTCTGGTTGCATTACGTCTGCTGCTCCGGCTCCTCACTGGTGGATCAGCAGTTCCCGCCCGCCAAGCAACAGAACCATTCAGATGTTGGTGATCGAGTATCCGGATGGCTTCATACCGCCGGCAGACCTGACTCTCtatgtgttgtgtgttgttgTAATTCTTTTATTGCATGTAGTGTTTGTCTGCATCTGA
- the LOC137488718 gene encoding uncharacterized protein isoform X4, whose amino-acid sequence MTRFESGEERFQKAEMQRRGRRKTGVLSFFRKMGRAIHKLCCMDAAATSRVDHTDPSGSARAVASESRERTRKIYLKKDCSKVILRIVKGTPGSPDPCGVCVVSIDVDQPGISSVSVDPGPNGFYSDSFSPGPPGVLRLSLVLCPSGVFSVSLNARPSRGCRVSVDPGSSGFFSVSSYPGASRDFSVSGNPDASGGCRLSVDTGLFGGCAVSAAPGPSDCGMSAAPGPSDCGMSTAPGPSNCAMSAAPDPSDCSMSAVPDLSDCSMAADLGLSDCGMSANPGPSGCTKPAYPGPSGCTKPAAPVPSGCTIPADPGLSGCITSAAPAPHWWISSSRPPSNRTIQMLVIEYPDGFIPPADLTLYVLCVVVILLLHVVFVCI is encoded by the exons ATGACgcggttcgagtccggtgaagaacggttccagaaagcag AGATGCAAAGACGAGGACGGAGGAAGACAGGCGTTCTTTCATTCTTCCGGAAAATGGGAAGAGCTATCCATAAGCTTTGCTGTATGGATGCAGCAGCAACATCTAGAGTGGACCACACTGACCCATCTGGTAGCGCTCGTGCTGTCG CCTCAGAATCGAGAGAACGGACTAGAAAGATCTACCTCAAGAAAGATTGCAGCAAAGTCATCTTGAGAATCGTCAAGGGCACCCCAGGGTCCCCGGATCCGTGTGGGGTCTGTGTTGTCTCCATTGACGTGGACCAACCTGGGATCTCCAGTGTGTCTGTTGACCCGGGACCTAATGGATTCTACTCAGATTCTTTTAGTCCGGGTCCACCTGGAGTCCTCCGCTTGTCCCTCGTCCTATGTCCATCTGGGGTGTTCAGTGTGTCTCTTAATGCTCGTCCATCTCGAGGCTGCAGGGTGTCTGTTGATCCCGGTTCGTCTGGGTTCTTCAGTGTGTCCTCTTATCCGGGTGCGTCTCGGGACTTCAGTGTATCTGGTAACCCGGATGCCTCTGGAGGCTGCAGGCTGTCTGTGGATACGGGTCTGTTTGGGGGCTGCGCAGTGTCTGCTGCTCCGGGTCCGTCTGATTGCGGCATGTCAGCTGCTCCGGGTCCGTCTGATTGCGGCATGTCTACTGCTCCGGGACCGTCTAATTGCGCAATGTCTGCTGCTCCAGATCCCAGTGATTGCAGCATGTCAGCTGTTCCAGATCTGTCTGATTGCAGCATGGCTGCTGATCTGGGTCTGTCTGATTGCGGCATGTCTGCTAATCCGGGTCCGTCTGGTTGCACCAAGCCTGCTTATCCGGGTCCGTCTGGTTGCACCAAGCCTGCTGCTCCGGTACCGTCTGGTTGCACAATTCCTGCTGATCCAGGTCTGTCTGGTTGCATTACGTCTGCTGCTCCGGCTCCTCACTGGTGGATCAGCAGTTCCCGCCCGCCAAGCAACAGAACCATTCAGATGTTGGTGATCGAGTATCCGGATGGCTTCATACCGCCGGCAGACCTGACTCTCtatgtgttgtgtgttgttgTAATTCTTTTATTGCATGTAGTGTTTGTCTGCATCTGA